One genomic window of Enterobacteriaceae endosymbiont of Donacia crassipes includes the following:
- the leuA gene encoding 2-isopropylmalate synthase yields MKKQIILLDTTLRDGEQSLKFNLNTKEKIEIALALEKMGIDIIEVGFPISSPIDYQTSKELSKIIKNSKLCGLARCKKKDIDMVYKSLKKTGNFRIHIFLATSPIHIITKLKTTLNKVIEKISFMIQYARKYTDDVEFSCEDSSRTPINDLCYVVQTAINAGATTINIPDTVGYTFPQEYFNIISNLKNKVNNIDKCIISVHTHNDLGMAVGNAITAINAGARQIEGTINGIGERAGNCALEEIIMALYTRKKSMDFYTNINIHNIYYTSKLVSKICNIPISTNKAIVGSNAFSHSSGIHQDGIIKNRNTYEILNPRNIGLDKTEFNLTSKSGRAAIKYHMDLMGYKKNTYDINLLYSNFIKLADKKGQIFNYDLESLAFNSEKDNNTEYFTLKYFNVESNSDISVATIKLKCGKLSKLESATGLGVVNAIYKTIIKITNYNIKLINYILTAKSQTEESIGQVNVKIKYKKKIFNGIGFSKDIIKASVISIINCLNNIWRSNQVQKNILQINKS; encoded by the coding sequence ATGAAAAAACAAATTATTCTTTTAGATACTACATTACGTGATGGTGAACAATCTTTAAAATTTAATTTAAATACTAAGGAAAAGATAGAAATAGCATTAGCATTAGAGAAAATGGGTATTGATATTATCGAAGTAGGATTTCCTATTTCATCTCCAATAGATTATCAAACTTCTAAAGAATTATCAAAAATTATAAAAAATAGTAAATTATGTGGTTTAGCAAGATGTAAAAAAAAAGATATAGATATGGTATATAAATCACTTAAAAAAACAGGAAATTTTAGAATTCATATTTTTTTAGCAACTTCCCCTATACATATAATTACAAAATTAAAAACTACTTTAAATAAAGTAATAGAAAAAATATCATTTATGATTCAATATGCACGTAAATATACTGATGATGTTGAATTTTCTTGTGAAGATAGCAGCCGCACACCTATTAATGATTTATGTTATGTTGTACAAACTGCAATAAATGCAGGAGCTACAACAATTAATATTCCAGATACAGTAGGTTATACGTTTCCTCAAGAATATTTTAATATAATTTCTAATTTAAAAAATAAAGTAAATAATATAGATAAATGTATCATTTCAGTACATACACATAATGATTTAGGAATGGCTGTAGGTAACGCTATTACAGCAATAAATGCAGGAGCAAGACAAATAGAAGGAACAATTAATGGAATAGGAGAAAGAGCAGGTAATTGTGCTTTAGAAGAGATAATTATGGCATTATATACAAGAAAAAAAAGTATGGATTTTTATACTAATATAAATATTCATAATATTTATTATACCAGTAAACTGGTAAGTAAAATATGTAATATTCCTATATCAACAAATAAAGCTATTGTAGGAAGTAATGCATTTTCTCATTCTTCTGGCATCCATCAAGATGGAATAATAAAAAATAGAAATACTTACGAAATATTAAATCCCAGAAATATTGGTTTAGATAAAACAGAATTTAATCTTACTTCTAAATCAGGAAGAGCTGCAATAAAATATCATATGGATTTAATGGGATATAAAAAAAATACTTATGATATTAATTTATTATATAGTAATTTTATAAAATTAGCTGATAAAAAAGGACAAATATTTAATTACGATTTAGAATCATTAGCTTTTAATAGTGAAAAAGATAATAATACAGAATATTTTACATTAAAATATTTTAATGTAGAATCAAATTCTGATATATCTGTTGCTACAATAAAATTAAAATGTGGAAAATTAAGTAAATTAGAATCAGCAACAGGTTTAGGAGTTGTTAATGCAATATACAAAACTATAATTAAAATAACAAATTATAATATAAAATTAATCAATTATATATTAACAGCTAAAAGTCAAACTGAAGAATCAATAGGACAAGTTAATGTTAAAATAAAATATAAAAAAAAAATATTTAATGGAATAGGTTTTTCTAAAGATATTATTAAAGCTTCAGTTATATCAATTATTAATTGTCTCAATAATATATGGAGATCTAATCAAGTACAAAAAAATATTTTACAAATTAATAAATCTTAA
- the leuB gene encoding 3-isopropylmalate dehydrogenase, translating into MSNIFKIAILPGDGIGPEIMTQAIKILEYIQKYIKKKIIINTYYIGGIAINKYNDPLPKETLNGCEKSDAILLGSVGGPEWDYLPLHKRPEKGSLLKLRKHFNLFVNLRPSFFYKNLNILSPLKERILNKGFNIICIRELIGGIYFGLNGRKGQGMNEYAFDTEIYSRFEIERIAHIAFNIALKRNKKICSIDKANVLQTSILWREVLIEVSKKYKSVKLKHMYIDNAVMQLIKNPSQFDVILCPNLFGDIISDQCAIITGSIGNLPSVSFNQNYFGLYEPAGGSAPDIAGKNIANPIAQILSLAMLIEYSLKEKYISLKIKDAIKKVLNLGYRTKDLSINSSKEKIVTTDDMGTLIMESIL; encoded by the coding sequence ATGTCAAATATATTTAAAATAGCTATATTACCAGGAGATGGTATTGGACCTGAAATAATGACACAAGCAATTAAAATATTAGAATATATTCAAAAATATATAAAAAAAAAAATAATTATTAATACCTATTATATAGGAGGAATTGCTATTAATAAATATAATGATCCTTTACCTAAAGAAACATTAAATGGTTGTGAAAAATCTGATGCTATATTATTAGGATCAGTTGGTGGTCCTGAATGGGATTATTTGCCTTTACATAAAAGACCTGAAAAAGGTTCTTTATTAAAATTAAGGAAACATTTTAACTTATTTGTTAATTTACGTCCTTCTTTTTTTTATAAAAATCTAAATATTTTAAGTCCTTTAAAAGAAAGAATTTTAAATAAAGGATTTAATATTATTTGTATTAGAGAATTAATTGGTGGTATATATTTTGGTTTAAATGGTAGAAAAGGTCAAGGAATGAATGAATATGCATTTGATACTGAAATTTATTCAAGATTTGAAATAGAAAGAATTGCACATATTGCTTTTAATATAGCATTAAAAAGAAATAAAAAAATATGTTCTATAGACAAAGCAAATGTATTACAAACATCCATATTATGGAGAGAAGTTTTAATAGAAGTATCTAAAAAATATAAATCAGTTAAATTAAAACATATGTACATTGATAATGCTGTTATGCAATTAATTAAAAATCCTTCACAATTTGATGTTATATTATGTCCAAATTTATTTGGAGATATAATTTCTGATCAATGTGCAATTATTACTGGATCAATAGGTAATTTACCATCAGTTAGTTTCAACCAAAATTATTTTGGTTTATACGAACCAGCAGGAGGATCTGCTCCTGATATTGCAGGTAAAAATATAGCTAATCCAATTGCACAAATTTTATCATTAGCGATGTTAATTGAATATTCTTTAAAAGAAAAATATATATCTTTAAAAATTAAAGATGCTATTAAAAAAGTTTTAAATTTAGGTTATAGAACTAAAGATTTATCAATAAATAGCTCAAAAGAAAAAATAGTTACAACTGATGATATGGGAACATTAATTATGGAATCTATTTTATAG
- the leuC gene encoding 3-isopropylmalate dehydratase large subunit, with translation MGKTLYEKIYNKHIICNIKKNNNLLYIDRHFIHEVTSPQAFEGLRNKNRKVYRSDKTFATMDHNVSTKIKNINASGYIAKKQMETLIKNCHDFNIKLYDLHHPLQGIVHVIGPEQGITLPGMTIVCGDSHTSTHGAFGSLSFGIGTSEVEHVLATQTLKQNRAKNMLINITGNIPKNITAKDIILSIIKKVGISGGNGYIIEYSGNVIKKLSMESRMTICNMSIEMGARTGLIAPDNITFQYLKNRKFTPKKQLWQQAKKYWKTLYSDYNAKFDKIININISELTPQISWGTNPEQIIGIDECIPLINSYKDINKKKLAIKALKYMNLYEGTKLINIKINKVFIGSCTNSRIEDLRSAANIIIGKKIASHVIAIVVPGSNMVKKQAEKEGLDEIFKNAGFEWRYPGCSMCLAMNNDKLEPMERCASTSNRNFEGRQGRDSRTHLVSPIMAAITAIYGYFININTL, from the coding sequence ATGGGAAAAACATTATATGAAAAAATATATAATAAACATATTATTTGTAATATAAAAAAAAATAATAATTTATTATATATTGACAGACATTTTATTCATGAAGTAACTTCTCCTCAAGCATTTGAAGGTTTAAGAAATAAAAATAGAAAGGTTTATAGATCAGATAAAACATTTGCAACAATGGATCATAATGTTTCTACGAAAATTAAAAATATTAATGCATCTGGATATATAGCAAAAAAACAAATGGAAACACTTATTAAAAATTGTCATGATTTTAATATAAAATTATATGATCTTCATCATCCTTTACAAGGAATAGTACATGTTATAGGTCCAGAACAAGGTATCACATTACCAGGAATGACTATTGTATGTGGTGATTCACATACTTCAACACATGGAGCATTTGGTTCATTATCTTTTGGAATAGGTACTTCTGAAGTAGAACATGTATTAGCTACCCAAACTTTAAAACAAAATCGTGCTAAAAATATGCTAATAAATATTACTGGTAATATACCTAAAAATATTACAGCAAAAGATATAATTTTATCAATTATAAAAAAAGTTGGCATTAGCGGGGGTAATGGATATATTATTGAATATAGTGGAAATGTTATAAAAAAATTAAGTATGGAATCTAGAATGACAATTTGTAATATGTCTATTGAAATGGGTGCTAGAACAGGATTAATTGCACCAGATAATATTACATTTCAATATTTAAAAAATAGAAAGTTTACTCCTAAAAAACAATTATGGCAACAAGCGAAAAAATATTGGAAAACATTATATAGTGATTATAATGCTAAATTTGATAAAATTATTAATATAAATATTTCAGAATTAACACCTCAAATTTCTTGGGGGACTAATCCAGAACAAATTATAGGTATAGATGAATGTATTCCTTTAATTAATTCTTATAAAGATATAAATAAAAAAAAATTGGCTATAAAAGCATTAAAATATATGAATTTATATGAAGGAACAAAATTAATTAATATAAAAATCAATAAAGTTTTTATTGGTTCTTGTACAAATTCTAGAATTGAAGATTTAAGATCTGCTGCAAATATTATTATAGGTAAAAAAATTGCTTCTCATGTTATAGCAATAGTCGTGCCTGGTTCTAATATGGTAAAAAAACAAGCAGAAAAAGAAGGATTAGATGAAATTTTTAAAAATGCTGGTTTCGAATGGAGATATCCAGGTTGTTCTATGTGTTTGGCTATGAATAATGATAAATTAGAACCCATGGAAAGATGTGCGTCTACTAGTAATAGAAATTTTGAAGGACGTCAAGGAAGAGATAGCCGAACTCATTTAGTAAGTCCTATTATGGCTGCAATAACAGCTATATATGGTTATTTTATTAATATTAATACTTTATAA
- the leuD gene encoding 3-isopropylmalate dehydratase small subunit: protein MKKKFQYNGIILPLDISNIDTDAIIPKQFLKKNSKKGFGKNLFHNWRYLDEKNKIINPNFILNKKKFKNSQILLTKENFGCGSSREHAPWALLDFGFHTIISSSYADIFYNNAINNKLLLITLKKSIIEKLFLIIKQFPGIICYINLIYKTITINNQSFTFKIKKDIINFITNNLDQIDLTMKYSKEIYVFEKTYFKFF from the coding sequence ATGAAAAAAAAATTTCAATATAATGGTATTATATTACCGTTAGATATTTCAAATATTGATACAGATGCTATTATACCAAAACAATTTTTAAAAAAAAATAGTAAAAAAGGGTTTGGTAAAAATTTATTTCATAACTGGAGATATTTGGATGAAAAAAATAAAATTATTAATCCTAATTTTATTCTAAATAAAAAAAAATTTAAAAATTCTCAAATTTTATTAACTAAAGAAAATTTTGGTTGTGGTTCTTCGCGCGAACATGCCCCATGGGCATTATTAGATTTTGGTTTCCATACTATTATTTCTTCTAGTTATGCAGATATATTTTATAATAATGCAATTAATAATAAATTATTATTAATTACTTTAAAAAAAAGTATTATTGAAAAATTATTTTTAATAATTAAACAATTTCCTGGAATAATTTGTTATATAAACTTAATTTATAAAACAATTACTATAAATAATCAATCTTTTACTTTTAAAATAAAAAAAGATATAATTAATTTTATTACAAATAATTTAGATCAAATAGATTTAACTATGAAATATTCTAAAGAAATTTATGTATTTGAAAAAACATATTTTAAATTTTTTTAA
- a CDS encoding nucleoside monophosphate kinase, whose translation MRIILLGPPGVGKGTYARFISEKYNLINISIGDIIRNFLLNNKNLLLTNKLNKFIHKGVMIPDDIIFNIVKTKLFNINYNKGFLLDGFPRNILQAHILKKEKININIILELYIPNTEIIQRIIGRRIHLPSGRIYHTILNPPKIKDRDDITGEKLITRTDDNIIIINNRLKEYSKQTKPLIKYYKKEFLKNKILYKKIYNTLPIVDVQKQIDNILQSFKIKKI comes from the coding sequence ATGCGTATAATTTTATTAGGACCTCCAGGAGTAGGTAAAGGTACTTATGCAAGATTTATATCTGAAAAATATAATTTAATTAATATTTCTATAGGAGATATAATAAGAAATTTTTTATTAAATAATAAAAATTTATTATTAACCAATAAATTAAACAAATTTATTCATAAAGGAGTTATGATTCCTGATGATATCATCTTTAATATTGTAAAAACAAAACTATTTAATATAAATTATAATAAAGGTTTTTTGTTAGATGGATTTCCTAGAAACATTTTACAAGCTCATATTTTAAAAAAAGAAAAAATTAATATAAATATAATTTTAGAATTATATATTCCAAATACTGAAATAATTCAAAGAATTATAGGTAGAAGAATACATTTACCTTCTGGAAGAATTTACCATACTATTTTAAATCCTCCAAAAATAAAAGATAGGGATGATATTACTGGAGAAAAATTAATAACTAGAACAGATGATAATATTATAATAATTAATAATCGTTTAAAAGAATATTCAAAACAAACTAAACCATTAATAAAATATTATAAAAAAGAATTTTTAAAAAATAAAATTTTATATAAAAAAATTTATAATACATTACCTATTGTAGATGTGCAAAAACAAATAGATAATATCTTACAATCTTTTAAAATAAAAAAAATTTAA
- the dapA gene encoding 4-hydroxy-tetrahydrodipicolinate synthase gives MFTGSIVALITPMDIKGNICKNSLKKLINYHIDSGTKAIVIMGTTGESSTCTYNERISTIMYALDFAKKKIPIIAGTGFNSTSKSISIISNLENSGIIGCLNVTPYYNRPTQEGLYQHFKEIANSTKLPQILYNVPSRTGCDLLPKTIYKLSKINNIIGIKEATGDLSRVNKIRNLINKNFFLISGDDKTSFEFMLLGGDGVISVTANIAAVEMKKFCFYMKNNKIIKAKKINQHLNILHNQLFIESNPIPIKWVAKRLGLIISDKMRLPMTPLKKCNQKILEITLKKLKLI, from the coding sequence ATGTTTACTGGAAGTATTGTAGCACTTATAACTCCAATGGATATTAAAGGTAATATTTGTAAAAATAGTTTAAAAAAACTTATTAATTACCATATTGATAGTGGTACAAAAGCTATTGTTATTATGGGAACTACTGGTGAATCTTCTACATGTACTTATAATGAACGTATAAGTACAATAATGTATGCATTAGATTTTGCAAAAAAAAAAATACCTATTATAGCAGGTACAGGATTTAATTCAACATCTAAAAGTATATCTATAATATCTAATCTTGAAAATTCAGGAATTATTGGTTGTTTAAATGTTACCCCATATTATAATCGGCCTACTCAAGAGGGTTTATATCAACATTTTAAAGAAATTGCAAATAGTACAAAATTACCTCAAATATTATATAATGTTCCATCACGTACTGGATGTGATTTATTACCAAAAACTATATATAAATTATCTAAAATTAATAATATAATAGGTATTAAAGAAGCTACTGGTGATTTATCTCGTGTAAATAAAATTAGAAATTTAATTAATAAAAATTTTTTTTTAATTAGTGGAGATGATAAAACTTCTTTTGAATTTATGTTATTAGGAGGAGATGGAGTTATATCTGTTACAGCTAATATTGCCGCTGTAGAAATGAAAAAATTTTGTTTTTATATGAAAAATAATAAAATTATTAAAGCAAAAAAAATAAATCAACACTTAAATATATTACATAATCAATTATTTATTGAATCTAATCCTATACCCATAAAATGGGTAGCAAAAAGATTAGGATTAATTATTAGTGATAAAATGAGACTTCCTATGACACCACTTAAAAAGTGTAATCAGAAAATTTTAGAAATAACATTAAAAAAATTAAAATTAATATAA